In the genome of Chryseobacterium sp. 52, the window CTGTTCCCAATATAGATTACATTGAAAAAGCGGCTGTACTCATTAATGAAGCAGAACGCCCGTTTATTATTGCCGGGCAGGGAATTATGCTGGGAAAAGCAGAAAAGGAGTTTCTGCAGTTTGCTGAAAAATCAGGAATTCCGGTAGCATGGACGGTTTTAGGGATGAGTGCTATTCCTACAGACCATCCGCAGGCTGTAGGAATGGTAGGGATGCATGGAAATTATGGCCCTAATATTTTGACTAACGAATGTGATGTGCTGATTGCGGTAGGAATGCGCTTTGATGACCGTGTTACCGGAAGACTGGATCAGTATGCAAAGCAAGCGAAAATTATTCATCTTGATATTGACAAGGCAGAAATCAGTAAGAATGTAAAAGCTGATGTACCTATTCTGGGAAACTGTAAAGAAACATTACCAATTCTTACACAGTTAATAGAAGTGAGAAATCATTCTGAGTGGCATAAAAGATTTGAATATTGCTATGAAATTGAACATCTTAAACTGATCAGCCACGAACTCTATCCCTCAGAAGGAGAAATTACAATGGGGGAGGTGATCCGTTATTTGAATGAAATGACTCAAGGCGAGGCTGTCATGGTATCTGATGTAGGACAGCATCAAATGGCTACGTGTAGGTATTCCAATTTTAAACATTCCAGAAGTAATGTTACCAGTGGAGGATTGGGAACTATGGGATTCTGTCTTCCTGCCGCCATAGGAGCTGCTTATGGAGGAACGGACCGTCCGATTATTGCAATCATGGGCGATGGAGGGGCTCAGATGAATATTCAGGAACTGGGAACGCTTATGCAGTATCGGCCGGACATCAAAATTTTAATTCTTAATAATTGCTATCTGGGAATGGTAAGACAGTGGCAGGAGCTGTTTCACGAAGAAAGATATTCCTCAGTAGATATTCAGAGTCCTGATTTTGTGCAGGTTGCTAAAGGATATCATATTGCGGGAAGAAAAGTATCTCTGAGGGAGGACCTTGAAGATGCCCTTCATGAAATGCTTCATCATAAAGGAGCTTTTCTATTGGAAGTAATGACTGGAAAAGAGCACAATGTTTTTCCGATGATTCCACAAGGGAAAAGTGTTTCAGAAATTGTACTGACTCACAATAAAGTTTAAAATATAATATAAATAGAAGACAATGAAAGCAGAGAATAAAGAATACACGATAACAGCCTATACAGAAGATTACTTAGGACTGATTGGAAGAATCAATGCTATTTTTTCGAGAAGAAGGATCTCTATTGTGAATTTCAATGCCGGACCTTCCGAAACGGAAAATGTAAAAAAGTTTGTGATCGTTATCAGAGAAACAGAAGAATCTGTACAGAAGATCACCCGACAGATGGAAAAACAGGTAGATGTACTGGAAGTTCATTATCATAAAAATCCATATCTGACGGCAATAGTACATGCGAGCTGAACAGATATAAAAATCAAAAAATTATAATTCATAAATAAAAAATTAAAAAATGGCAAGATTAAATTTTGGCGGAGTAGAAGAAAACGTTGTAACAAGAGAAGAGTTTCCATTACAAAAAGCTCAGGAAGTATTAAAAGATGAGGTTGTAGCAGTGATTGGTTATGGAGTACAGGGGCCGGGACAGGCACTTAACCAGAAAGACAACGGAGTTAATGTAATTGTTGGTCAGAGGAAAAACTCAAAATCCTGGGACAAAGCGGTTGCAGACGGATTTGTACCCGGAGAAACTCTTTTCGAAATAGAAGAAGCCCTACAGAAAGGAACCATCATCTGCTATCTTTTAAGTGATGCAGCTCAGATCGAATACTGGCCAAAGGTAAAACAACATCTTACCCCTGGAAAAGCTTTGTATTTCTCTCACGGTTTTGGAATCACCTTTAACGAACGTACCGGAATTGTTCCTCCTGCAGAAGTAGATGTGTTTCTGGTAGCGCCTAAAGGATCGGGGACTTCGTTAAGAAGAATGTTCCTTCAGGATCGCGGACTGAACAGCAGCTTTGCCGTATATCAGGATGCAACAGGAAAAGCAAGAGAAAGAGTAACAGCCTTGGGAATAGCAATTGGAAGCGGATATTTATTTGAAACAGACTTTAAAAAAGAAGTGTTCAGCGACCTTGCAGGAGAAAGAGGAACATTGATGGGAGCTGTACAGGGAATATTTGCTGCCCAATATGATGTCTTGAGAAAAAATGGACACAGTCCTTCCGAAGCTTTCAATGAAACAGTAGAGGAATTAACTCAGTCATTAATGCCACTGGTAGCAGAAAACGGGATGGATTGGATGTATGCCAATTGCAGTACTACAGCCCAAAGAGGAGCTTTAGACTGGTGGAAACGCTTCAGAGATGCTACTTCTCCTTTGTTTGAAGAACTCTACGAAAGTGTAGCAAAAGGAAATGAAGCGCAGCGTTCCATCGACAGCAACAGCAAGCCTGATTACAGAGAAAAACTTGAAGTGGAATTAACGGAGCTTAGAGAAAGCGAAATGTGGAGAGCAGGGAAAACCGTCCGCAGTCTCAGACCGGAGAACAATTAACCCATAAAAAATGATGCAAGAAGAAACGTATCCTTCTGTTTTGGACAATGTCTATAAAGCAGCTGGAAGGCTCAAAAATGTTATTGTAAAAACACCTTTGGCTGTGAATGTCCATCTCTCAACGGTTTATAAGGCGAAAATCAGCTTCAAAAGAGAAGATCTGCAGCAGGTGAGATCCTATAAAATCAGAGGCGCTTACAATAAAATGGCGGTCATGTCACGGGAAAATCTTGAAAAAGGAGTGGTCTGCGCCAGTGCAGGAAACCATGCCCAGGGAGTCGCTTTTGCATGCAGTACAATGAAGGTGAAGGGAACCATTTTTATGCCGCTGCCTACTCCCGGACAGAAACTTGAGCAGGTGAAAATGTTCGGGGGAAACTATATAGATGTGGTTCTTTACGGAGATACTTTTGATGAAGCTAAAGATGCTGCAGTGAAATTCTGTAAAGACCATCAGGGAGTATTCATTCATCCTTTTGATGATCAGGATATTATTGAAGGTCAGGCTACGGTAGCCCTTGAGATCCTTGAACAGTCAGATGAACCTGTTGATTATCTCTTTGTTCCGGTAGGTGGCGGAGGTCTGGCAGCAGGGGTTTGTTCTGTACTTCAGGAACTGTCTCCGACAACGAAAATTATAGGAGTAGAGCCTTCCGCAGCGGCCAGCATGAAAAAAGCACTGGAAAAAGGAAAGCCGGTTCTTCTTGAAAAAATCAGCCGTTTTGTAGATGGAGCGGCAGTACAGCAAGTAGGAGATCTTACTTTTGAACGCTGTAAGAATGTACTCTATGACATGGCTGTAGTGGATGAAGGAATGGTATGTGAAACCATTCTTTCACTCTACAATAAAGATGCTTTGGTAGTGGAACCTGCAGGGGCGCTTTCAGTAGCCGTGCTGGAAAAATACAGAGAAGAGATCAAAGGGAAAAATGTAGTCTGCATTATCAGTGGAAGCAACAATGATATCACCCGTATGGAAGAGATCAAAGAGAAAGCGCTTCTGCATGCAGGTTTAAAACACTATTTCCTTGTAAGATTTGCCCAGCGGCCGGGAGCACTGAAAACATTTGTCATGAATGTGCTGGGACCCAATGATGATATCACCTTTTTTGAATACACTCAAAAGAATTCAAAGGAAAAAGGAATTGCTGTTTTAGGAATTGCCCTGAAGCAAAGTAAGGATTTTGCTCCGTTGCTTACCAAAATGAAGGAGTATGATTTCTTTGTTAATTATCTGAATAATGATCCGTCTTTGATGAATCTTCTTATTTAAAAGTATTTATTAATCTCTCTCGCGGATTTAGCAGATGACGCAGATTATTTTCTAACGGGTATAAAACCGACATAGGAAAATGGAGCGTTAAGAAAATGAATGCTGTGAACGTTAAGAAAATTCTACTGTCCGAAGCGCGGGAGAAAATTTGATTCTAAACATAGAGTGCTACCGCGCAAGTTTTAGAATTTTTAGAGAACAGGATTCATTTTTAGCGGAAGTTTCCCGGTCTTGAACTTTTGATTCTTTTGTTTCAAGACAAAAGAATATAATTAACAATTATACAGAATATGAATGAATCTCTCGCAGATTCAGCAGATGACGCAGATTATTTTCTAACGGGTACAAAACCGACATAGGAAAATGGAGCGTTAAGAAAATGAATGCTGTGAACGTTAAGAAAATTCTCTTGTCCGAAGCGCGGGACAAAATTTGATTCTAAACATAGAGTGCTACCGCGCAAGTTTTAGAATTTTTAGAGAACAGGATTTATTTTTAGCGGAAGTTTCCCGGTCTTGAACTTTTGATTCTTTTGTTTCAAGACAAAATAATATAATTAAAAATTATACAGAATATGAATGAATCTCTCGCAGATTTAGCAGATGACGCAGATTATTTTCTAACGGGTACAAAACCGACATAGGAAAATGGAGCGTCAAGAAAATGAATGCTGTGAACGTTAAGAAAATTCTACTGTCTGAAGCGCGGGCGAAAATTTGATTCTAAACATAAAGTGCTAACGCGCAAGTTTTAGAATTTTTAGAGAACAGGATTCATTTTTAGCGGAAGTTTCCCAGTCTTGAACTTTTGATTCTTTTGTTTCAAGACAAAAGAATATAATTGAGAAAAGATATTTTATTTCATAACACACAGGTTATTCTAAAAACCAATGATGAAAAAAGCTTCACAATTTGTGAAGCTTTTTTATTATCTCTCAAGCGAAAAATTTGAAATAACTTTCGGACGTTCAGCTTCATTAGCCACTTTCCAGGATGTCCTGTACATCCATTCCGTCATTTTATAAAGCTTTTTATAGTTGATGTTTTCAGATTCATCCTGCGGAGTGTGGTATTGATCGTGCAGTACGCTGGTGAAAAATATAGCAGGAATTCCAATTTTAGCATACGGTAAATGATCACTTCTGAAGTAGAAATATTCAGCATGGTTCGGAGAATCCCAGTCTTTCAGGTATTTGAATTTTGTACTTTCATTATTGGCCTCTTCAGCCATTTTTACCAGTTCTTCAGAATTTTTATGCGGTGCATTTCCTCCCAGCAGAGCAGCTTCATTATTGTCATTTCTTCCGATCATATCCCCGTTCAGGACGGCAACAATCTTTTCTTTTGGAACTACAGGATGTGCAGCATGCCATCTTGAACCCAGCAATCCTCTTTCCTCTGCACCATGAAAAACAAATAGAATACTTCTTTTCCCAGGTTGCTTTTTATAGGCTCTGGCCATGGCAAGCATTGCAACACATGTACTTGCGTTATCGTCTGCACCATTGTAAATCGTGTCATTTTTTACAGGATGTCTGATCCCGTCATGATCCTGATGTCCGCTAAGCAAGACATATTCATTTTTGAGTGTTGGATCTGTGCCTTCTATTTTCCCGATGATATTTACGGAAGGATATTTGTAGGTTTCTGTGATCAGGTTAAGAGAAACTTTAGGATTATTCTTTACCCAGGCTGCATTTTCCCTTTTAATCCATAATACAGGAATATTATTTGTTATTTTTTCTCTCAGACCTTCCACGCCATATGTACCCCTTGTCATTTGAGGAAGCACTTCAACCCAGCTTTTTTCAGAAATATCGTCTGTGATAAAAATAACGGCTTTTGCACCCAGTTCAAAAGCTTTATTATAATATTTGGCTCTTACAAAACCGGGATATCTTCTTACAAAAAGAGTCATTTCCTGATCTATATTTTTATCAGAAGCGTTGATGGCAAGAACTTTTCCTTTGATATTTAATTTAGGAAGCTCTTCAGGTTCGGTATTTCCTGCGTAAACAATTTCAGCATCAATTGTTGCATTTACAGGTTCAGCAACCAGGAAATCTTTCCAAAGTTTCAAATTACTTTCCCCAATTTTTAAACTGCTTTGAGGAATTACCTGATGCCTGTACATATCAAAGAACTGAAAAAATGTCCCATTGTCACCTGCCGGTTTCATTCCGGCTTCCTTAGCTTTGTCGGCCAGCCACATCGAAACTTTTAATTCATCTAAAGTTCCGGCTTCGCGGCCCCAGAACTGATCTGCAGCCAGTTCATACATATCCTTTTTCAGATCAGCTTCCTTAATGGCAGAAACCAGAGGCTTTTTATAATTTTGAGCATTCCCAAGGCTGAACAGGAGAATACTCAGTATAGAGAATATGTAATTTTTATTCATCTGAAATTTTTAATTGAAGTTAGCCAATTTATCTGAAAACTGTTTTGAAAATTCCTTTCTGTCTTCTTCCAGCTTTTCCTGTTCAGAAGGAAGGATATAATTGAAAAGAACTTTGTCTTCATTATCCAGAAATATGATCTCCTTTTCATTACCATCCATCATTTGTGAGAAAATGGCCCACATTGAGGTATCTTTTAATTTTAATAATTCAAAAAACTGTTCCGCTTTTATTTCTATTCTCTGCATGTTTTGTTTTTTATGTATTTATGTATTTATGTATTTATGTATTTATGATGTTGTTTAAGCTTCTTAGAATGGCTTTCACATAAGGATTGATAGGGGTTTAAAACTCCAGCAATTTCAGTTTGAACTGAATGGCAAAATTCTGCTTGAAATTGGGAGTGGTGTAATATCCGACTCTGTAAAACAAGCCCAGATTGAAATAACTGGATAAGAAATTATTCCATTCGAGGCCAACTTCCTGATAAAGATGGTCGAGTTTTCGGAATTTGAACTGATGGTATTCAGGATGTTTCATATCTCCGATAGTTCCCCTCAATACAAAATCAAAGCTGGAAATATTCTGTCCGAAACTTTTGAAATAGAAAGGCAGCTTATGGGTAAAATAATACGCCACGAATTTATCATTGTAATACTTTCCTCCTTCCAGCGTTGCAAAACCAAGGTATGAAGTTAAGTTGAAATTAAAATCCTTTCTTGGCGAAGCCAGTCCGTTCATGGTAAAATGTTTCCAGATAGGAGCCTCACCCAATACCACACCTCCATAAAGTCTGAATCCGGTAGTTCCTAGCATCGTCTTAAAATTATGGACGAACAAAGCGTCAAAACGGGTGTAATTGAAATCCCCGCCCAGAATTTTGTAGCTCTGCTCATAGTTGAAATACAGTTCAGGATATTTCTGATCAATAATCGATTTCCCCTGAGGGGTCATAATATTGGTAGAATTAGGAGAGTATTTTAATGTAAACAAAGTGTTGAAATTATCAAAATCACCGCCTCTTCCTCTGAACTGATAATCAAATTTAGCTTCTTCAATATTTCTTTTTGCAGCAAAAACCAAGGTGAGCCCGTTCGTTACATCATTCAGATAAGATACCGAAGCCCCTCTGAAATGATAATATTTATCATTGTTGATGTTGTTTCCGTAATTCATGGTTCTCATCTTGAAATTCCAGAGTCTTCTGTAAAATTCTCCTGATGCCGTTACATCATCATAATATTCAATTCTGAAGAATGAATTTTTATCCAGTGTCGTTTTTATATCAAGCCCGATTCCATACTTCCATTTATCATCTTTAAAGCCGTAGGCAAAGTAATAATCCGGCGAGAAATAAGGATTGAAAGTTTCGTTCAGTTTTACTTTTAAACCCAGTCTGAAACCTTCATACAAGTTATAATTGACAATTTCATCTACGGCAAAATCTACAATACCCGTCCGGATCTGCCCGTTGATAAGCCCTGTCAGAATCCTTGCTTTGCTGTCGATATTATATTTTTTTCCCAGACTGTCGATGGTGGTATAGGTATTACTTTCCCTTTCCGTCAGAGGGTCGGTACGGTATTGATCCAGCAGATGTCCGTCTGCATTTTTTACCGAAAAAGTATAGCCCCTGAAATTATTTCGGTCTTCTTCAATAGGTGACTTGAAATCAAAATAAGTGGATGTAAGAAAAGCATACGTTCCGAAACTGGTCTTATCCTTTTTTTCCGGGTGCTCCTCCGTTTTAGCCTTGTTGTCCTCTTCCATGGCCACTCTGCTCATTCTGAGTTTAACTTTTTCCTGAGCCAGAAACCATTTCTGATTATAGAAAACCCAGGTACTCGTAATAATACCGTCGTTTTTATTTTTACTGAAATTTTCAATCTTTTGAATTCCGTAGGTCTCTTTATCTATATAAATGGCCCCGTTGTATTTTCTCCTTTTGTCCTGTTTTTTGTAATTCACTTCACGGAAGCGGATCACGAAAGTTTTTCTTCCACTTACTTCAATAGTATCCGAAAGGAAAAACCTGTATAATCCTCTGTTTTCCTGCTTGATCTGGTTCGGGATTTTATCCCTGTTGCTTTGCTGTACGGCGATCATTTCGTAGATAGGCTGCTTAAGACCGGAAATTCTGTTGTCCAGAATATTGATCTTTTCGCCGTATTGTTTAGAATATAAAAACTCCTGGGCTCTTTCCCATAAGAAGAGTTTGCTTTTTGAAAAAATATGTTTTGCAGAAATAGTATTTAACGAATCTTTTTCCCTTTTTTTCTTGAGAAAATGAGCGTCATTAAAAAACTTGTTAAACTGCGTAATGCTGTCCTGATCTATATCCAGAGACACCTTTTCGTAAGATTTAAAAGCATAAGATTCTAAACTTTTTGGAGAATTTTCCTTAAACAGCCTGTTGACTTTTTTAAGGATTTCCAAAGCTCTTGGATCGCTGCGGTCTTCTATGACTACCGCTTCAATATCGGTGGTTTTTGAAACTGTTTTTAATAGGGAAACCTCCATATCAGCTTCTATATCCGCTGTTTCTTTCTGGTAACGTTCCGCCTGGATTTCAATCGTGCTGCATGAAGCCTTAAACTCCAGAGCTCCCTGTATATCTGTATAGCCCAGAATTTTTCCGTCGCAGGATATTTTGGCGTTGGAAATAGGTTTCTGGTCAGTTTCGTCAATAACTCTAATCTTTGATTGAGAGTAACCAAAGAAAGACATCATAAAAAACAGTAAGACTAAAAACCTTTTCATGTAAAAACTAGATCAAAAGTAATGATATTTCTTGTTTTGAGAAAGTTTTTATGATATGTTGTGACATTGATTTAATCTAATTTTCTGATAGAAAAGAGCAGTAAAAATGCAAGTCAAAATTGATCGGATCATTTAAACCATCAGTTAAGCTTTTATTGGTCATCCAATGCATTCATAAAGTCGATGATATGATCAATTTCTTTATCGGTAAGCTGCAAAGGAGTATCAGAAAGAGTCTGATTTTCTACAGTAAAGCCAAAGCCTTTTCCACCGCCTTTATTATAAAAATTCATGACCTCTTTTAAGGTTTTGTACCCTCCGTTGTGCATATAGGGAGCTGTTTTGCTGATATTTCTAAGCGTTGGTGTTTTGAAGGAATGCTGAAGAGCTTCCACGGTTTCATGGAATTTTCCTCTTCCCGGATCCTGATCAAACGTTTTGTTGTCTCCGTTTACAGCAGTTCCCAGGACTTCCTGTTCTGTTTTTTTGAAGTTCGGAGGAACGGTTCCATTAAACAGCGGAATAAAGTGGCATAAAGCACACTGAGCCTTTCCGACAAAAAGATTGAATCCCTGTTGCTGGCTTTCCGTCATGGCAGATTTGTTTCCTCTCATATAGTTATCAAAATGAGAATTAAACCTGGCTAAAGAACGGATATAGCTTGCCAGTACATTCTGAAGCTGCCAGACTTCAGCTTTTTGAGATTGATAAATTTTCCTGAATTCAGAAAGGTATTTTGGATCCTGATTGATTTTTCCAAGAATAACATTCAGGTCGCCGTGCATTTCTTCTTTATTGGAGATGACATCGGAGCTTTGACCTTCCAGATCGTCTTTCCGCATATCCCAGAACTGTCCGTGCTGAAATCCTGCGTAATTCAGTGACGGTGCATTTCTCTGCAGTTCAGCATTGTCCAGAGACATCGATTTTGCCATTCCGTCTGTGAAAGCTTTTTCAGGAATATGACAGGTTGTGCAGCTTCTGTTATTGTTATTGGACAGAATTTTGTCATTGAATAATTGTTTCCCCAAAGCAGCTTTTTCATCGGAAAACGCAAATTCTTTTCCGGGAGTAAATGCATTGGGATTAAACGCATCTTTTGAGAAAAAATCAGCGGCATTTTTATGTAAGGCAGAAGTCACTTCAATGTCAGGAATGCCTTCCTGTTTTTTAAATTCCAGCAGTAAAGTGGAGATCTTATTTAAATGATCAGGAATAAAATGGACATAATCAAAAGTATTCCGGTCTGTATTCTTTTTCAGAGCTGCAATGGCTGAATCAATAGCTGTGCCGATGTTTTTTAAAGCCTGATCTTTCGGTTTTTCAGTAGAAATCTGTTGTAAAGTCAGATGAACAGCTTCCAGAGCATAAGGCATTTCTTTCAAAAATGTTCCGGATATCGGAGTGTCAAAACCTGAGATTCCCAAGCTTGAGATTCTGAATATTTCTTGTCTTAGTGCATCAAAAACCTGATCTTTGCTGATGGAGATTGCCTGAAAGTTGGTTTTAATAGTATTGGTTTTATTGGTCAGCTTCTTCAGAAACCGGATAGTTTCATCTTTGTTTTCGGCAGTGTAAGGATAAAAAAGTTCTTCCAGAACCTGAAGACCTTCCGGCTCCAGTTCGGTATGCTCATCCATTTCAATTTCCGGTAGGGCAGGCCCATTGATAAACCGTGCAGAATTAGGAAGAAAATATTCCACCGCCCATTCCATTTTTTTATAGGTGATTCTGAGTTCCTCAAATTTTTTCTGCATCGTTTTTTCATCCGCATTTTTTGAGACGAGAACCATCAGCTCATTGACCTGTTTTTCAAAAGAAGCATTTGTTTTGATAATTTCACCTTTTACAGTGCTCAAATCTCCATCAACAGGCTGATGTCTGTTTCCTTTACATTGAGAAAGTGCAAAAAGAAAAGCGGCTATACATACAATGAGAAGGACGGGATATTTTAAAAGAATTTTCATAGGCATGAAAAAGTATCAACGGAAATTTTCCCGCTGATACTTTGAATTTTTATTGGATATTTAAAAATTATTTTTCTACGTTTCTGATGATTACGATCTGGCCACCTTCTGTATTGGTATTCACGCCGGCACCGTCAGCATTCTTAAACTTATCCTTCTGCCATGTATGGGAGTGGATGTTTATGGTAAAGGTATTCGGTACTCCGATGATATCTGAAATATCAATCATAGCTCCATATTCCCATGAACCGAATTTCTGAAGATTTCCGGATTGGTTATACGCCGTTTGCCATGCCGTATCAGTTCTGTTATGTTTCATATTCAGCCATGGTTTATATTGTTTTGTAACAATATTCAACTGCCAGATGTAAGAATCGTGGGCTGCTGCTGTATAATAAGAATCACCGTCTTCCTGAATATAAACAAAGTTTTCAGTCACACATAAATTGTCTGGATTAATCAGGTTATGCCCGGGATTGGAATCTCCTTCTGCCGCCACTTCCAGTTTCCCGGTAAGCATATTATTTTCATTAAGAACAAGCTTGTATACTCTTCCCCACATTGTTAATCCCGGTTTTGGAGTAACACCGTCTGAAGATTCTCCTGTCGCTGTAAAGTAAATTTCTCTTCCTTTTCCGGCTCCTTTTCTGTAATCTACATCTTCAACTCTTGAAAAACGGATAGCACTGTTATCAATATTTTTTTGGTTGATTTGTGCCCCTGTTAAATTTTTAGCATTAGGAATTTCCACGAACTCTACATCGTAAGAACTTCCTTTTACCATATCGGTTTCTGTATAGTTACTGTTTGTTCTTTTTAAAGAATATAATTTTCCGTTATCAAGATCTCCCTGTGTATTGGAAACATACATAATCAGTTGTCCTGCAGATTGGTGTGAAGAGGAGTACGACTGATCTTCACCGATCATGATATATGTTTTTCCACCTGAAATATCTTTAGGAAGAGGAACAGCATTTTCCATAGAAGCTTTCCCCAAAGCAGGTTTTACTCTGGTTTTATCAGATGCCTGAGAAGCTGGAGCCAACGGATTGATAGCGTGAACCATACTTTCTTCACCAGATTCACCGGCTGTAAGAAATGCACTGAATCCGTGGGTTTCTGGAGTGGCAAGTGTAGCAGAACATAATCTTGTCATGCCTCCAATCCCGTTCAGGATATATTCTCCTTTAAAAGGCTTGAATGTTTTATCTAAATAGACTCTTGATACAGACTGTGTGATCTCATGGTTGGTGATCATTAAGAACCCGTCAGAATTAGGATCTTTCATAATTCCCATTCCGTCCGGTTGCCCTGCAAAAACGAAATTCGGAGTACCTGAAAGAACATCAGAACTTGATATTAAAGTGGTAATGTTAAGATTTTCAAAACCAGGCATTCCGAAAACGAAGGCCGGCTCCTTTGAAAAATTGTCAATCTTGATATTCTGATTAACAGGATTGGTTTCCTGTTCGTCATTATTGTCGTCATTACAGCCATGAAAGACCATAGTAGCGAACAATAAAGCGCCAATAGTTTTGTTAATTTTCATAATTACTTTTTTGAATTTCGATTGTAGCAAAACTACTGGTCTATTGTGAACTATATTTTAATAGGGCGAAACAAATAGTTTAAGTTTAGGTAATGGTTTGTTAAGATAAGATCAATAATTAGAACGGTTATAAATAAAAAAAACTCCTGAAATTTTCAGGAGTTTAGAGCGTAAAAAAGGTTGACTGTTTTTGATCTTTTTACAAGACATTAAGTCTGAATTGCAGTCCGAAATTATCCTTAAACTGAGAAGTCTGATAATATCCTAGTCTGTAAGAAAGTCCAACGCCAAAACTTCTTCCTAAGAAACGATTCCAGATAAGTCCAACCTCCTGATAGTAATGATCCATAACCTGGAAATTGAACTGATGGTCTCCTCTGTTTTTAAAATCTCCAATAGCTGACTGATATTCAATTTCTATATTGGAATATCTGCTGCCAAAAGTTTTAAATCGGAAAGGCAGATATTGTGAAACATGAAAAGCAACAAATTTATCGGTAAAAAAAGTTCCGGCAGGCATTGTTACAAACCCTAAATTTGTAGGGGTACTGATTTTTGAAGACCATTGATCTGCATTACGGTCTGCTTGTCCGGCAATTTCAAAGTTTTTCCAGATTGGGGCAGTGCCGGAGGATATTCCTCCGAAAAACTTAAGGTTGGTATAGCCCAGTTTTGATCTGAACTGATGAATAAGTAACAGATCCAGTCTTTGATAATCCAGGTCTCCACCTAATGTTTTAAGTCCTTTTTCATAATTCATAAAAACCTGCGGAAATCCTTT includes:
- a CDS encoding M20/M25/M40 family metallo-hydrolase, with amino-acid sequence MNKNYIFSILSILLFSLGNAQNYKKPLVSAIKEADLKKDMYELAADQFWGREAGTLDELKVSMWLADKAKEAGMKPAGDNGTFFQFFDMYRHQVIPQSSLKIGESNLKLWKDFLVAEPVNATIDAEIVYAGNTEPEELPKLNIKGKVLAINASDKNIDQEMTLFVRRYPGFVRAKYYNKAFELGAKAVIFITDDISEKSWVEVLPQMTRGTYGVEGLREKITNNIPVLWIKRENAAWVKNNPKVSLNLITETYKYPSVNIIGKIEGTDPTLKNEYVLLSGHQDHDGIRHPVKNDTIYNGADDNASTCVAMLAMARAYKKQPGKRSILFVFHGAEERGLLGSRWHAAHPVVPKEKIVAVLNGDMIGRNDNNEAALLGGNAPHKNSEELVKMAEEANNESTKFKYLKDWDSPNHAEYFYFRSDHLPYAKIGIPAIFFTSVLHDQYHTPQDESENINYKKLYKMTEWMYRTSWKVANEAERPKVISNFSLER
- the ilvC gene encoding ketol-acid reductoisomerase, which translates into the protein MARLNFGGVEENVVTREEFPLQKAQEVLKDEVVAVIGYGVQGPGQALNQKDNGVNVIVGQRKNSKSWDKAVADGFVPGETLFEIEEALQKGTIICYLLSDAAQIEYWPKVKQHLTPGKALYFSHGFGITFNERTGIVPPAEVDVFLVAPKGSGTSLRRMFLQDRGLNSSFAVYQDATGKARERVTALGIAIGSGYLFETDFKKEVFSDLAGERGTLMGAVQGIFAAQYDVLRKNGHSPSEAFNETVEELTQSLMPLVAENGMDWMYANCSTTAQRGALDWWKRFRDATSPLFEELYESVAKGNEAQRSIDSNSKPDYREKLEVELTELRESEMWRAGKTVRSLRPENN
- the ilvB gene encoding biosynthetic-type acetolactate synthase large subunit: MKNLHVSTETELSGSRIILEAFLQEGVKTIFGYPGGAIIPIYDALYDYKDQLEHILVRHEQGAVHAAQGLARVSGEVGVVMATSGPGATNLVTGLADALLDNTPIVCVTGQVFDHLLGTDAFQEIDVMNVTSPVTKWNYQVTDANELSEVLAKAFFIARSGRPGPVLIDVTKNAQLQKVSYKGYTPCDSLRSYRPNPVPNIDYIEKAAVLINEAERPFIIAGQGIMLGKAEKEFLQFAEKSGIPVAWTVLGMSAIPTDHPQAVGMVGMHGNYGPNILTNECDVLIAVGMRFDDRVTGRLDQYAKQAKIIHLDIDKAEISKNVKADVPILGNCKETLPILTQLIEVRNHSEWHKRFEYCYEIEHLKLISHELYPSEGEITMGEVIRYLNEMTQGEAVMVSDVGQHQMATCRYSNFKHSRSNVTSGGLGTMGFCLPAAIGAAYGGTDRPIIAIMGDGGAQMNIQELGTLMQYRPDIKILILNNCYLGMVRQWQELFHEERYSSVDIQSPDFVQVAKGYHIAGRKVSLREDLEDALHEMLHHKGAFLLEVMTGKEHNVFPMIPQGKSVSEIVLTHNKV
- a CDS encoding ACT domain-containing protein; the protein is MKAENKEYTITAYTEDYLGLIGRINAIFSRRRISIVNFNAGPSETENVKKFVIVIRETEESVQKITRQMEKQVDVLEVHYHKNPYLTAIVHAS
- the ilvA gene encoding threonine ammonia-lyase, with protein sequence MMQEETYPSVLDNVYKAAGRLKNVIVKTPLAVNVHLSTVYKAKISFKREDLQQVRSYKIRGAYNKMAVMSRENLEKGVVCASAGNHAQGVAFACSTMKVKGTIFMPLPTPGQKLEQVKMFGGNYIDVVLYGDTFDEAKDAAVKFCKDHQGVFIHPFDDQDIIEGQATVALEILEQSDEPVDYLFVPVGGGGLAAGVCSVLQELSPTTKIIGVEPSAAASMKKALEKGKPVLLEKISRFVDGAAVQQVGDLTFERCKNVLYDMAVVDEGMVCETILSLYNKDALVVEPAGALSVAVLEKYREEIKGKNVVCIISGSNNDITRMEEIKEKALLHAGLKHYFLVRFAQRPGALKTFVMNVLGPNDDITFFEYTQKNSKEKGIAVLGIALKQSKDFAPLLTKMKEYDFFVNYLNNDPSLMNLLI